A genomic window from Motacilla alba alba isolate MOTALB_02 chromosome 6, Motacilla_alba_V1.0_pri, whole genome shotgun sequence includes:
- the NDUFB8 gene encoding NADH dehydrogenase [ubiquinone] 1 beta subcomplex subunit 8, mitochondrial — MAAGALRGVLWPRAAAGLRAARAALAAPSGARAASEMSKDMMPGPYPRTPEERAAAAKKYNMRVEDYQPYPDNGLGYGDYPMLPNKSQYERDPWYQWDQPDVRHNWGEPMHWDFDMYVRNRVDTSPTVVPWHTMSKHFLLFLSTMLIMFGLGQIYPSYRPVGPKQYPFNDLYLERGGDPNKKPPAVIHYEI; from the exons ATGGCGGCGGGCGCTCTCCGCGGTGTCCTCTGGCCCCGGGCGGCCGCCGGGCTCCGGGCGGCCCGGGCCGCCTTGGCGGCGCCTTCGGGGGCACGGGCCG CCTCGGAGATGTCCAAGGACATGATGCCTGGGCCGTATCCGCGGACTCCGGAGGAGCGGGCGGCCGCTGCGAAGAAGTACAACATGCGGGTGGAGGACTATCAGCCCTACCCCGACAACGGCTTGGG GTATGGTGACTATCCCATGCTCCCTAATAAGTCTCAATATGAGAGAGACCCCTGGTACCAGTGGGACCAGCCAGACGTGAGGCACAACTGGGGAGAGCCG ATGCACTGGGATTTTGACATGTACGTTCGGAACCGGGTTGATACATCCCCCACTGTCGTTCCCTGGCACACCATGAGCAAACACTTCCTTCTGTTTTTGAGCACAATGCTGATCATGTTTGGTCTTGGACAGATCTACCCATCCTACAGGCCCGTG GGACCGAAGCAATATCCCTTCAATGACCTGTAtctggagagaggaggagacCCCAATAAAAAGCCACCAGCGGTGATACACTATGAAATTTGA